Proteins from one Bartonella sp. HY328 genomic window:
- a CDS encoding metal ABC transporter permease has translation MIMLDILLEPFQFDFMVKGLLITVIVSIPMAFLSCFLVLKGWALLGDALSHAVFPGVVIAYMVGLPFAVGAFGAGIFTAMVTGFLQANSRVKQDTILGIVFSGMFALGLVLVTTIESDVHLTHILFGSLLGVSWNDVLSTLGISVFITVILSIKWRDFQLFIFDPIEAKAVGLTLWILHYGLLIMISLAIVAALKSVGIILSISLLIAPGAIAFLLTRKLSHMVLIAVSLGVVVSFFGIYASFFFDSSPAATIVVFETTIFILVFIWHSLKNRRNTLIEE, from the coding sequence ATGATCATGCTTGATATCCTATTAGAGCCATTTCAATTCGACTTTATGGTCAAAGGCCTATTGATTACGGTTATCGTTTCCATTCCAATGGCGTTTTTATCATGCTTTTTAGTACTAAAAGGTTGGGCATTGCTTGGTGACGCACTTTCACATGCGGTGTTCCCTGGGGTTGTCATCGCTTATATGGTGGGCTTACCTTTTGCAGTTGGTGCATTTGGCGCTGGTATTTTTACCGCTATGGTAACTGGTTTTTTACAAGCCAATAGCCGCGTTAAACAAGATACTATTCTTGGCATTGTTTTTTCGGGCATGTTTGCCCTTGGGCTGGTTCTCGTTACCACGATAGAAAGTGATGTTCATCTAACCCATATCCTATTTGGCAGCTTACTAGGTGTTAGCTGGAATGATGTCTTATCAACCCTTGGCATTTCTGTTTTCATTACTGTCATTTTAAGCATTAAATGGCGAGATTTCCAACTATTCATCTTTGACCCGATTGAAGCGAAAGCCGTTGGTCTTACTTTATGGATTTTACATTATGGCTTGCTTATCATGATATCGCTTGCAATTGTGGCAGCGTTAAAAAGCGTTGGCATTATTTTATCGATTTCACTCCTTATTGCACCAGGTGCTATTGCCTTTTTATTAACGCGCAAATTATCACACATGGTGCTAATCGCCGTAAGCCTTGGGGTTGTAGTGAGTTTTTTCGGCATTTATGCAAGCTTCTTTTTTGACAGCAGCCCTGCCGCGACAATAGTGGTTTTTGAAACAACTATTTTTATCCTTGTATTTATTTGGCATAGTTTAAAAAATCGCCGCAATACATTAATCGAGGAATAA
- the recJ gene encoding single-stranded-DNA-specific exonuclease RecJ, protein MKNIDNADKKNCFLGVERSVLGYRWVDRLDKTNFNAVLAMTQKYGIPDMLARVLVGRGIEEGDVNQFLDPTLRDSMPDPSSFADMDKAATRIADAIIKREKVAILGDYDVDGACSSTILARFLRSFGLLVEIHIPDRIVEGYGPNDDAMAQLVHNGASLIVTVDCGSLSEGPIAVAANLGADVVVLDHHQMGDVLPSKALAVVNPNRPDDFSGHGFLCAAGVVFITLAAISRNLRARQFKGQMPDLLALLDLVALATICDVVPLIGVNRAFVVKGLQVARSMNNIGFAALAKAARIGEPLNTFHLGFLIGPRINAGGRIGNSALGSILLGTDNGDQATKIALELEGLNSERQALEAVQLEEAEAQVLFELSQQTTEPSVIVVASPDWHPGIVGLLASRLKERYQRPAIALAIKPDGSATGSARSITGFDVGDLIRRAVEEGLIEKGGGHIMAAGLTINASKINDFRIWCNAEANKRVLTLRQSATLAIDGAISASGATNDFIKLLEKAGPFGAGNDQPIFAIPSHCLVDVREVGKGHVAVTLANAEGRKLKGIAFRSASSDLGTFLLANRGNYIHMVGNLSLNYWNGSYSPQIRIIDAAPA, encoded by the coding sequence ATGAAGAATATAGATAATGCTGACAAGAAAAATTGCTTTTTAGGTGTTGAACGCTCGGTACTGGGTTATCGCTGGGTAGATCGTTTAGACAAAACCAATTTCAACGCTGTTTTAGCAATGACGCAAAAATACGGCATTCCTGACATGCTAGCACGTGTTTTGGTAGGACGCGGTATTGAAGAAGGCGATGTCAATCAATTTCTTGATCCAACCTTGCGCGATTCTATGCCTGATCCATCAAGCTTTGCGGATATGGATAAAGCCGCAACACGCATTGCCGATGCCATTATCAAGCGTGAAAAAGTTGCAATTCTTGGCGACTATGATGTTGACGGCGCTTGCTCATCTACCATATTGGCACGGTTTTTACGCAGCTTTGGTCTTTTGGTTGAAATTCATATTCCTGACCGTATTGTTGAGGGCTATGGACCTAATGATGATGCAATGGCACAACTTGTCCATAATGGTGCAAGCCTCATTGTAACAGTTGATTGCGGTTCTTTAAGTGAAGGGCCTATTGCGGTCGCTGCAAATCTTGGTGCTGATGTGGTGGTGCTTGATCACCACCAAATGGGCGATGTTTTGCCAAGCAAGGCCTTGGCTGTTGTTAATCCCAACCGCCCTGATGATTTTTCTGGCCATGGCTTTTTATGTGCGGCGGGGGTGGTTTTCATCACTCTTGCAGCTATTTCACGAAATTTACGCGCCCGGCAATTTAAAGGGCAAATGCCTGACCTGTTGGCATTACTTGACCTTGTCGCCCTTGCTACCATTTGTGACGTTGTGCCGCTGATCGGGGTTAATCGTGCTTTTGTGGTTAAAGGCTTACAAGTCGCCCGCAGCATGAACAATATTGGTTTTGCCGCCCTAGCAAAAGCCGCGCGTATTGGTGAGCCATTAAACACCTTTCATCTTGGTTTTTTAATTGGTCCACGCATTAATGCTGGCGGACGCATTGGCAATTCGGCCCTTGGTAGTATTTTGCTAGGTACCGATAATGGCGACCAAGCAACAAAAATTGCTCTTGAACTTGAAGGCTTAAATAGCGAAAGACAAGCATTAGAAGCGGTGCAGCTAGAAGAAGCAGAAGCGCAAGTTTTATTTGAATTATCGCAACAAACCACCGAGCCATCGGTGATTGTAGTCGCAAGCCCCGATTGGCACCCCGGTATTGTTGGGCTATTAGCATCACGTTTAAAAGAACGTTATCAAAGACCAGCCATTGCCCTTGCTATTAAGCCAGATGGGTCAGCAACTGGTTCTGCACGTTCTATCACTGGTTTTGATGTAGGCGATCTTATACGCCGCGCAGTTGAAGAGGGTTTAATTGAAAAAGGCGGCGGTCATATTATGGCGGCGGGCCTTACTATTAATGCCAGCAAAATCAATGATTTTAGAATTTGGTGTAATGCAGAAGCTAATAAGCGTGTTTTAACCTTACGCCAATCAGCAACCCTTGCCATTGATGGTGCAATTTCTGCTAGCGGCGCAACCAATGATTTTATTAAATTGCTAGAAAAAGCTGGGCCATTTGGTGCTGGCAATGATCAGCCTATTTTTGCAATCCCATCACATTGTCTTGTTGATGTGCGTGAGGTTGGAAAGGGACATGTTGCGGTAACTCTTGCCAATGCTGAAGGAAGAAAGCTTAAAGGCATTGCGTTTCGCAGCGCCAGTTCTGATCTTGGCACATTTTTATTGGCTAATCGCGGCAATTACATTCATATGGTTGGCAATTTATCGCTTAACTATTGGAATGGCTCCTATTCTCCGCAAATACGCATTATTGATGCCGCCCCTGCCTGA
- a CDS encoding S9 family peptidase: MAKIFPAIAAPETAKIAQKSVHHGIEKTDEYAWLRADNWQEVFQDPSKLDPAILAQLQQENAYQAEMMTGTEELQAKLFAEMKGRIKEDDSSVPEKDGEFAYGSAFAIGGEQPYFFRTKRDGGEQSIYLDGHKEGVDKAYFQLGGVSYAPDHKKFLWSYDDKGSEFYNIKIRDFGRDSDHDEILSHTSGDGVWDANAQGFFYSKLDENHRASEIFYHRLGTQQSEDRLIFKEEDSRFFVQVSGSALEDYIFINLHDHETSEIWYLPANDPSAQPKLIKARETGVEYEIIPAGEQFYILTNMDKARDFKVMVTPSAQPEPENWQDFIPHEEGRLIVGFDAYENYLLWLETQNCLPAIKVWNRATKDVHSIAFDEEAYSLGLHGAVEYDSDIIRFSYSSPTTPRQLFEYDLSSRERNLLKEQEVPSGHNASDYVARRLMAKAHDGELVPLTLLYRKDIALDGSAPCLLYGYGAYGMSMPASFSTTVLSLVDRGFIYCVAHIRGGKEKGYHWYENGKLKNKTNTFHDFITAGRYLVENGFTSHEKLMAFGGSAGGMLMGAIANMAPNDYAAIVAAVPFVDVLNTMLDASLPLTPPEWSEWGNPIESKDDYDLIASYSPYDNVKQQAYPPMLVLAGLTDPRVTYWEPAKWVARLRERKSDYNPVLFRINMDAGHAGASGRFSRLEEWAYMYSFMLKIVNYDILAEKI; the protein is encoded by the coding sequence ATGGCAAAAATATTTCCAGCTATTGCAGCACCTGAAACGGCAAAAATTGCACAAAAATCTGTGCATCATGGCATTGAAAAAACTGATGAATATGCATGGCTACGCGCAGATAATTGGCAAGAAGTGTTTCAAGATCCATCAAAGCTTGACCCAGCTATTTTAGCGCAATTGCAGCAGGAAAATGCCTATCAGGCCGAAATGATGACCGGCACTGAAGAATTACAAGCCAAGCTTTTTGCTGAAATGAAGGGCCGCATCAAGGAAGATGACTCATCTGTTCCTGAAAAAGACGGCGAATTTGCCTATGGTTCAGCCTTTGCAATTGGCGGCGAGCAACCTTATTTTTTCCGCACGAAACGTGATGGTGGCGAACAATCTATTTATCTTGATGGCCATAAAGAGGGCGTAGATAAAGCTTATTTCCAGCTTGGCGGCGTTAGCTATGCACCAGACCATAAAAAATTCCTTTGGAGCTATGACGATAAGGGATCAGAATTTTACAATATTAAAATTCGTGATTTTGGTCGCGATAGTGACCATGATGAAATTTTGTCGCATACCAGTGGTGATGGAGTTTGGGATGCCAATGCCCAAGGTTTTTTCTATAGCAAATTAGACGAAAACCACCGCGCTAGCGAAATTTTCTATCACCGCCTTGGCACACAGCAAAGCGAAGATAGACTTATTTTCAAAGAAGAAGATAGCCGCTTTTTTGTTCAAGTTTCAGGCTCTGCCTTGGAAGATTATATTTTTATCAATCTGCATGACCATGAAACATCAGAAATATGGTATTTGCCAGCCAATGATCCATCAGCACAGCCAAAATTAATTAAGGCCCGTGAAACCGGTGTTGAATATGAAATTATTCCTGCTGGCGAGCAATTCTATATCTTGACCAATATGGATAAGGCACGTGATTTTAAAGTGATGGTAACGCCATCAGCGCAGCCAGAGCCAGAAAATTGGCAAGACTTCATTCCCCATGAAGAAGGCCGTTTGATTGTAGGCTTTGATGCTTATGAAAATTATCTTTTATGGCTAGAAACCCAAAATTGCTTGCCTGCAATTAAAGTTTGGAACCGTGCAACCAAGGATGTTCACTCCATTGCCTTTGATGAAGAAGCCTATTCCTTAGGGCTGCATGGCGCAGTAGAATATGATAGCGATATTATCCGCTTTTCCTATTCATCACCAACCACACCGCGCCAGCTTTTTGAATATGATTTGAGCTCACGGGAGCGTAACTTGCTTAAAGAGCAAGAAGTTCCATCAGGACATAATGCCAGCGATTATGTTGCCCGCCGTCTAATGGCTAAGGCACATGATGGTGAATTGGTACCATTAACCCTGCTTTACCGCAAAGATATTGCTCTTGATGGCTCCGCGCCATGTCTTCTTTATGGTTATGGTGCCTATGGTATGAGTATGCCAGCAAGTTTTAGCACTACGGTTCTATCGCTGGTTGATCGTGGTTTTATCTATTGTGTGGCGCATATTCGTGGTGGCAAAGAAAAAGGCTATCATTGGTATGAGAATGGTAAGTTAAAGAATAAAACCAATACATTCCATGATTTTATCACTGCCGGCCGCTATTTGGTTGAAAATGGTTTTACCTCGCATGAAAAATTAATGGCTTTTGGTGGTTCTGCAGGTGGTATGCTGATGGGGGCAATTGCTAATATGGCACCCAATGATTATGCTGCCATTGTTGCCGCTGTACCTTTTGTTGATGTTTTGAACACAATGCTTGATGCAAGCCTCCCCCTCACCCCGCCAGAATGGTCGGAATGGGGCAACCCAATCGAATCTAAAGATGATTATGATTTAATTGCCTCTTATTCGCCTTATGACAATGTTAAGCAACAAGCCTATCCGCCAATGTTGGTACTTGCTGGCCTAACGGATCCACGCGTTACCTATTGGGAGCCAGCAAAATGGGTTGCGCGCTTGCGTGAACGTAAAAGTGATTATAATCCTGTTTTATTCCGCATTAATATGGATGCAGGACATGCAGGAGCATCGGGTCGCTTTTCACGACTTGAAGAATGGGCCTATATGTATTCTTTCATGCTAAAAATTGTCAATTATGACATTTTGGCAGAAAAAATCTAA
- a CDS encoding DMT family transporter — MSKDYYYGLGAVFFAALLWGTTGTAAAMAPQVGPIAIGAAAMGLGGLIQAFMARKKISTQLSALKRHWVLLLAGGISVLVYPLAFYASMRLAGVTIGTVISIGSAPLCSVIIERVFEKHPISMRWLIGISVGLVGIILLCLATHHGASTHKPDENALLGIFLGLVAGLTYAGYSWTSRQLMQKGIASSAAMGATFGLGGLMLMPILLATGAPFLLSWQNFSVGLYMALIPMFLGYLCFGYGLARIKASLAITITLMEPVVAAFLAVLILGERLPLIGWLGVLLILASLIFVTLPNNLFNKRQKAQ, encoded by the coding sequence ATGTCTAAAGACTATTATTATGGCCTTGGTGCTGTTTTCTTTGCGGCACTATTATGGGGTACAACAGGAACGGCTGCCGCCATGGCACCACAAGTTGGCCCTATTGCCATTGGCGCGGCTGCCATGGGGCTTGGCGGACTAATCCAAGCTTTTATGGCACGCAAAAAAATATCCACGCAACTATCTGCCCTCAAACGCCATTGGGTTTTATTATTAGCAGGGGGTATTTCGGTTTTGGTTTATCCGCTTGCTTTTTATGCTTCTATGCGGCTTGCCGGCGTCACTATTGGTACTGTTATTTCCATTGGTTCAGCCCCATTATGCTCGGTTATTATCGAGCGTGTTTTTGAAAAGCATCCGATTTCCATGCGCTGGCTCATTGGTATTAGCGTTGGCCTTGTTGGCATTATTTTACTTTGCCTTGCGACCCACCATGGCGCATCTACCCATAAACCCGATGAAAATGCATTGCTTGGTATTTTTTTAGGGCTCGTTGCTGGGCTTACCTATGCTGGCTATTCTTGGACATCCCGTCAGCTTATGCAAAAAGGCATTGCCTCATCGGCAGCTATGGGCGCAACCTTTGGGCTGGGTGGCCTTATGCTTATGCCAATACTTTTGGCAACTGGCGCACCTTTCCTGCTATCATGGCAAAATTTTTCGGTAGGGCTTTATATGGCTCTTATCCCAATGTTTTTAGGATATTTGTGTTTTGGCTATGGTCTTGCACGCATTAAAGCAAGCCTTGCCATTACCATTACGCTGATGGAACCAGTTGTTGCGGCATTTTTAGCAGTGCTTATTCTTGGGGAGCGTTTACCACTTATAGGCTGGCTTGGCGTATTACTGATCCTTGCATCATTGATTTTTGTAACCTTACCCAACAACCTATTTAATAAAAGACAAAAAGCACAATAG
- a CDS encoding DUF3329 domain-containing protein yields the protein MSKQQGYKILRPLWVRVLIVIFCFGWAFFEFHGNEITWAIIFVLMGVYGFWSLILTYDSGANNDEGKG from the coding sequence ATGAGTAAGCAACAAGGTTATAAGATATTACGCCCGTTGTGGGTGCGCGTCCTTATTGTTATATTTTGTTTTGGTTGGGCTTTTTTTGAGTTTCATGGCAATGAAATCACTTGGGCTATTATATTTGTCTTGATGGGTGTTTATGGGTTTTGGTCTCTTATTTTAACTTATGATAGCGGTGCCAATAATGATGAGGGCAAAGGTTAG
- the iolD gene encoding 3D-(3,5/4)-trihydroxycyclohexane-1,2-dione acylhydrolase (decyclizing), whose translation MKTVRLTMAQALVRYLCNQFTEVDGERVPLFPGVFGIFGHGNVTCLAEALEEVQDILPTWRGQNEQSMALAAIGFAKAKKRRQIMVATSSIGPGALNMVTAAGVAHTNRLPILLLAGDTFANRRPDPVMQQVEHYGNPTTTVNDAFKAVVRYWDRITHPEQIISSMQQAVATMLDPADCGPAFIALPQDVQELAWDYPETFFESKTHLIGRARADRVQLEQAISLIKSAKKPLIIAGGGVRYSGAEKILAQFALDHNIPLCETIAGKSSVIHNHPAHIGPIGIVGSTSANKLAAEADLIIAVGTRLMDYTTGSWTVFKEDAKIVAINAARFDAKKHLAHAVIGDALAIMEDLTPALADYKADASWMEEGRQQFAQWNAALDEYQKPSNTTAPTYAQVIGVINEKADERDLVITAAGGFPGEAVKNWRVKSEHSFDCEFGFSCMGYEIPAGWGAAMADPSRTPIVMIGDGTYMMMNSDIYSTILTGHKIILLVCDNGGYAVINRLQNAKGGASFNNLIKDCNIVDQVYVDFAQHAQSMGALTRRVESLTDLAAAMDWAKTTDRTTVITMTTDAFTWTPGDTWWDVGVPEVSNRPEVNEVYQEQVKVRQTKQRVGV comes from the coding sequence ATGAAGACAGTCCGTTTGACGATGGCTCAGGCTCTCGTGCGTTATTTATGTAACCAATTTACAGAAGTTGACGGGGAGCGTGTACCACTTTTTCCAGGTGTTTTTGGTATATTTGGCCACGGAAATGTTACTTGTCTTGCAGAAGCCTTAGAGGAAGTACAAGATATTTTACCCACTTGGCGCGGTCAAAATGAACAATCTATGGCTCTTGCCGCCATTGGCTTTGCCAAAGCGAAAAAACGCCGTCAAATTATGGTTGCAACAAGTTCAATCGGCCCGGGCGCGTTAAATATGGTAACTGCTGCCGGTGTTGCCCATACTAATCGCCTGCCTATTTTACTGCTTGCTGGTGATACATTTGCCAATAGGCGTCCAGATCCTGTTATGCAACAAGTTGAGCATTATGGCAATCCAACAACAACGGTCAATGATGCGTTTAAAGCTGTTGTGCGCTATTGGGATCGCATTACCCATCCTGAACAGATTATTTCTTCAATGCAACAAGCTGTTGCCACTATGCTTGACCCAGCTGATTGCGGACCTGCTTTTATTGCCTTACCGCAAGATGTACAAGAATTAGCTTGGGATTACCCAGAAACATTCTTTGAATCCAAAACCCATTTAATTGGACGCGCGCGCGCAGATAGAGTGCAATTAGAACAAGCCATAAGCTTGATAAAATCAGCAAAAAAACCACTTATCATTGCGGGCGGCGGTGTGCGCTATTCTGGCGCTGAGAAAATTCTTGCGCAATTCGCCCTTGATCATAATATCCCATTATGCGAAACAATTGCGGGGAAAAGCTCAGTCATTCATAACCACCCTGCTCATATTGGGCCAATTGGTATTGTAGGCTCAACCTCGGCAAATAAACTTGCGGCTGAAGCTGATCTGATTATTGCCGTTGGTACACGTTTGATGGATTATACCACTGGTTCATGGACTGTATTCAAAGAAGACGCAAAAATCGTTGCAATTAATGCAGCACGGTTTGACGCAAAAAAACACCTTGCTCATGCGGTTATTGGTGATGCATTAGCTATAATGGAAGATCTTACCCCTGCCCTTGCTGATTATAAGGCTGACGCAAGCTGGATGGAGGAAGGGCGTCAACAATTTGCGCAATGGAATGCTGCACTTGATGAATATCAAAAGCCTTCAAATACTACGGCTCCAACTTATGCGCAGGTCATTGGCGTTATTAATGAAAAAGCCGATGAGCGTGATCTTGTTATTACTGCAGCAGGTGGCTTCCCCGGGGAAGCGGTTAAAAACTGGCGGGTAAAATCTGAGCATAGTTTTGATTGCGAATTCGGCTTTTCCTGCATGGGGTACGAAATACCCGCTGGTTGGGGCGCAGCCATGGCAGACCCAAGCCGCACCCCAATTGTAATGATTGGTGATGGCACCTATATGATGATGAATTCGGATATTTATTCCACCATTCTTACGGGTCATAAAATCATTCTTCTTGTGTGCGATAATGGTGGCTACGCGGTCATCAACCGTTTGCAAAACGCCAAAGGCGGCGCCTCATTTAATAATCTTATCAAAGACTGCAATATTGTCGATCAGGTCTATGTTGATTTTGCCCAACACGCGCAATCAATGGGCGCATTAACGCGGCGCGTTGAAAGCTTAACAGATCTTGCTGCTGCAATGGATTGGGCCAAAACAACGGACCGTACCACTGTCATTACAATGACGACCGACGCCTTCACTTGGACACCTGGCGATACTTGGTGGGATGTAGGCGTACCCGAAGTGTCAAACCGCCCTGAGGTGAATGAAGTTTATCAAGAGCAAGTGAAAGTAAGACAGACCAAGCAAAGAGTGGGCGTTTAA
- a CDS encoding SDR family oxidoreductase, with translation MSDLLNGSTLLRGKIAVITGGTQGLGAATAKTFANHGIKGIIICGRNSQKGNAQAQLLAQQNIDVEFVEADLQQVEDCRKVINAADKRFGRLDILVNAAGLTDRGTILNTEPETFDALFAVNIKAPFYLIQEAAKIFMRENIEGSIINISSMSSMAGQSFISAYCASKGALDTLTRNVAFSLLRNKIRVNALNIGWMASDGEHRIQTQYHGAAENWLEEAAKGLPFGRLLAPEEVANAILFLASEQSGLMTGACVNFDQSIWGAYDQAPFPNEPASL, from the coding sequence ATGTCAGACCTTTTAAATGGATCAACATTACTACGAGGTAAAATAGCTGTAATTACTGGTGGCACACAAGGGCTAGGTGCTGCAACAGCAAAGACCTTTGCTAATCATGGCATAAAAGGCATTATTATTTGCGGACGCAACAGTCAAAAAGGCAATGCACAAGCACAACTCTTAGCCCAACAGAATATTGATGTTGAATTTGTTGAAGCTGATTTGCAACAAGTAGAAGATTGCCGCAAAGTTATTAATGCTGCGGACAAGCGTTTTGGCCGTTTGGATATTTTGGTCAATGCAGCAGGCCTTACCGATCGCGGTACTATTCTTAATACGGAGCCAGAAACCTTTGATGCGCTATTTGCAGTCAATATAAAAGCACCCTTTTACCTTATACAAGAAGCTGCAAAAATCTTTATGCGTGAAAATATCGAAGGTTCAATTATTAATATTTCATCCATGTCCTCAATGGCTGGGCAATCATTTATATCAGCTTATTGTGCATCAAAAGGTGCTCTCGATACCTTGACGCGCAATGTTGCCTTTTCGCTTTTACGCAACAAAATTCGTGTCAATGCCCTCAATATTGGCTGGATGGCAAGCGACGGCGAACATCGTATCCAAACGCAATATCACGGTGCAGCCGAAAACTGGCTTGAGGAGGCAGCAAAAGGTCTTCCTTTTGGAAGATTACTTGCTCCAGAAGAAGTTGCCAATGCCATTTTATTTTTAGCATCTGAACAATCCGGTCTAATGACTGGTGCATGCGTTAATTTTGATCAATCCATTTGGGGGGCTTACGATCAAGCACCTTTTCCTAATGAGCCAGCAAGCCTTTAA
- a CDS encoding substrate-binding domain-containing protein, which yields MKKILLTILCSIGLSCSAQAETIGISMARLDENFQAILFKKMNEDVAKKPEITLRSEDAQGDISRQQSQIENLIASGVDGLVVMLIDADSGAAISKMAENSNIPLIFINNAPTNVDQLPKGQAYVGSNEVEAGLLQADFLCKTFKGEGRAVVLQGLLGTAGQRGRVKGFHDGLAKEGCDRIKIVEEQTANWSRTTAMDLMSNWLSAGFKFNIVVANNDEMAIGAIQAMKAAGATLDDVVILGVDGTADGLSSITAGDLTATMFQNAKAQADQSIEAVQKLIKGEDVAQKIYIPFELITKENIQSYLNRN from the coding sequence ATGAAAAAAATACTTCTTACCATTTTGTGCTCAATTGGCTTGAGCTGTTCAGCCCAAGCAGAAACGATTGGTATCAGCATGGCGCGCCTTGATGAAAATTTTCAAGCAATTTTGTTCAAGAAAATGAATGAAGACGTTGCAAAAAAGCCAGAAATCACCCTTCGTAGCGAAGACGCACAAGGCGATATTTCACGCCAGCAAAGCCAAATTGAAAATCTAATTGCATCAGGTGTCGATGGACTTGTTGTCATGCTCATTGATGCAGATTCAGGTGCGGCCATTTCAAAAATGGCTGAAAATTCCAATATACCACTTATCTTCATTAACAATGCCCCCACAAATGTTGACCAATTGCCAAAGGGGCAGGCTTATGTTGGATCCAATGAAGTGGAAGCAGGACTTTTACAAGCTGATTTTCTTTGTAAGACCTTTAAAGGTGAAGGTCGTGCAGTGGTATTACAAGGCTTATTAGGAACAGCTGGACAACGGGGACGTGTAAAAGGCTTTCACGATGGCTTAGCTAAAGAAGGTTGTGATCGCATTAAAATTGTTGAAGAACAAACAGCCAATTGGTCGCGCACAACCGCAATGGATTTAATGAGCAACTGGCTTTCAGCTGGATTTAAATTCAACATTGTCGTTGCGAATAATGACGAAATGGCAATTGGCGCAATACAAGCTATGAAAGCAGCTGGCGCAACACTTGATGATGTTGTTATTCTTGGGGTAGATGGAACAGCCGATGGCTTAAGCTCAATTACCGCAGGCGATTTAACCGCTACTATGTTCCAAAATGCAAAGGCACAAGCAGACCAATCAATAGAAGCCGTACAAAAACTCATCAAAGGGGAAGATGTCGCGCAGAAAATTTATATTCCCTTTGAACTGATCACCAAGGAAAAT